The proteins below are encoded in one region of Apium graveolens cultivar Ventura chromosome 4, ASM990537v1, whole genome shotgun sequence:
- the LOC141719102 gene encoding uncharacterized protein LOC141719102 produces the protein MKKDAFKFVKVCNHCQKFANYSTELAASLTSMVSPWPFAMWGIDLIRKLLKAKENVKNAVVAINYFTKWAKAMSLANITTKKIKDFIFNSIVCIFGIPYKLISDNEK, from the coding sequence ATGAAAAAGGATGCTTTCAAGTTTGTCAAAGTGTGTAATCATTGCCAAAAATTTGCCAACTATTCTACTGAACTTGCGGCATCATTAACTTCGATGGTGAGTCCTTGgccttttgctatgtggggaatcgATCTCATTAGAAAACTCCTGAAGGCCAAGGAGAATGTCAAGAACGCTGTTGTGGCCATTAATTATTTCACTAAATGGGCGAAGGCTATGTCTTTGGCAAATATCACGACAAAGAAAATCAAGGACTTCATCTTTAATTCAATTGTTTGCATATTCGGGATTCCATACAAGCTCATATCTGACAATGAAAAATAG